From the genome of Stigmatopora nigra isolate UIUO_SnigA chromosome 2, RoL_Snig_1.1, whole genome shotgun sequence:
CGGCTGTTAAGGATTGAATGAATGCTTTTGAGAGAAACATGTTGGTAAATTGTATTAATTTACAAGCTTTACTGGGGGTAAGCTTCAATCACCATAGCATGTCCCTGTAAAACAAGTGTGAAATATTGATACAATACAAATGTGAAGACTATAAACACAATATAGTTATATCTTACCTGTCCTCCAGCAGCACATGCGGCCACAAGTCCATACTGTCCTCCTTCTTTCTGCAGTCTGTGTGCAACTGTGGTGACAAGTCTGCAACCAGTGGCACCGAATGGATGACCCAGAGATAGAGAGCCTCCCCAGATATTGAACTTGTCCATGGGAGGGGTACCCACCTATATGGATTGCAATTGTTTCATCAATATGAACAGGTGAGGAGTACCAAAATAACAGTAAGTGTACCTTTGATTTCCTGTTCATATAAGTCTGAGCAAACCAATCAGAATCCATAGCCTTAAGATTTGCCATGATCTGACCCTGAAAAACACAGGAGTGTTAGCAtatcataaaaatacaaaatcacaatttttttttttttaaatatttcccaAATTTTTCGTGATCACTTACTGCGAATGCCTCATGGAACTCAAACACATCAATGTCACTCATGGCCAAACCAGCACGTTCTAAGGCTTTTGGAGTAGCATATGTTGGCCTAAAAGCATCAGATATCAGAATAATTGTTACTCTAACATCAAGCGAATTAGCTTatggtaaaacaaaaacaaaattttaaGGATCAGAAATTACAGAGATGTAAAAAAGAAAGGCTCACCCCAGAAGCAACTGATCTTTGGGGTCCTGAGACACGTAGACAAAGTCCCTGCCATAAAGAAGCATAAATGAAATAACAATAGGGCATAAATGGAGGCACTAAGCCCATAAGAGGCACTTACCTCAAATATGCTTTTGGTTTGTAGCCCATTGCCAGAGCTTTCTCTTCAGACATGATCAGCACAGCAGATGCACCATCGGTCTGAGAGCATGAACAAATAGGATAAACGTTGGTAAGAAAATGTCACTTAAACAGAGACAACTGCAAAGGTTAACAGCTCTTGCTATATATCTGGCCTACCAAAAAGGAAGAATTAGCGGCAGTGACAGTGCCGTGAGGTTTCACAAAGGCTGGCTTCAGTTTGGCCATCTGTTCCTTGGAAGATGGACGGATGCCGTTGTCCTGGGAAACAATATCGCGACCTAAATACATGGAAGTGGGGATaaagtaataaaaatagattCGTTACTTAaacaatagttttatttttaaccacAATTACCTCAGAGAGCAAACACAATTCATAAATATGTGACCTTTTTAGTTATTTAGTTTTTCTGAAGTAGTGACATTTTTGTAGTACAACACAGGTGGGATGAAATATTCACCTGGCACTTTAAAGGAGATGACATCCTCGAGCAATCCAGCTTCCTGAGCCTTTTTGGCTAAACTGTGCGATCTTAGTGCAAAGTCATCCTGCTCTATTCTGGAAACTCCAAATGCAGCAGCAAGGCGGTCAGCACTGTGGCCCATTGTTTCAGCTGTTGAAAACTCAGCTACAGCCGGAAGCTTCAAACACAAAGTAAAATTGCATCATTATAATTGATGTGATTTCTATACCATTTGATTTCAATCGATATATTGGCCACCTCTACTGTATTTACAAGTAACACACTGGATACGTACTTCTGGTGAGAGGTGTGCCAACCGGATGCTGCCAATCAAACTTAGCCTCTGGCCTAGGGTCTTTGCCTTGTTGAGCGACAGCATGGTCTTCCTCATCTTGCGGCTGTGACGAATAGGAACGTCAGACATGAACTCGACCCCGCCAGCCACCACGGCATCACATTGGCCCGCAGCAATTAAGCCAACAGCTATAAAGAgtgaaaagagaaaaattaaaattaaagtatgcattttacaatattttaagCATGCTGACAATGACAATTAAAGATAGCCACAAGGTAATGAGTGGTCAATGAGACACTGGCATACCTGAAGTCATGGCCTGGTTGGAGGAGATGCATGCCATAGTAACTGTGTGAGCAGGAATCTTATCAGAGAAGCCTGCACCCAGCGCCGCCTAAGAAAACAGTAGAGCATTAACATGGGATGAATGGTTGCTTATTTTGTAGATTCACACCAAATGACAGGTATATCAAGgcttaaatttaatttttaataccTCTCTTGCTACATTGCTTGTCTTCACTTCCTGAATGACTGTTCCATAGATGATGTAGTCCACAGCATCTTTGGGTAGACCTGTTTTATGGAGAAGacccctacaaaaaaaaaaaaattaagtaactTGTTTAAACAAACAGCTTCATAAGATTTacttaatgaaaatattttttttgtattacagaAATGGTAGCTTCTATAAGAAACACTTACTGAAGAGCTGCTCTGGCTAAATCGTGAGGCATCAGGTCAGCATagctaaagttaaaaaaaataattataatgagATCATTTTCCTGACTGAAATTGTATATCTGCAACATAtgatttgtaatttttaaaaattgataagcttctgtagaaaaaaaagaatactgtACAAATAAAGAGAATCTAAACAAATAGGAGTAGACCTACGTAGTCCCAGACAATAAGAAGGGGGTTCGCACTCCTTCGACCAATACTATGTTCTTTACGCCAGGACGAGCCAGTgtctttttgctttttgtctGGGCTGGAAAACAAAAGGTTTAGCACACAGTTATAGTCATTAGCTTTATGCTTCGGTTTATGAAAACAGTCTCGGGCAGTACCTTGAGCCTGCAGCTGAGTTGTCGTGCTAAGGGATCGTGTGGCTGAAACACAAAGTGAGGGTCAGATACTGGAAAGTGTTTAGGCACCAAGCATTTGGATGTATAGTACATGGCTTACCAAACTGCAGAGCCCAAGAAGGGTTCGCAGAGGAGTTACGAATCGACTTCAGCAGCATGGAGGCCATTGCGTTCTGCAAAGAAGCCATTGTAATACAGTATTTCAATACACCAACAGACTTCCTAGCAAAATTTTCGGACTCTTGTCATACTCTCATGACTCTAGTttttaggttgcagcactacttgatGTATTTATCATTAGATTTGACCTGTGTTTTAATCCTGAATGGCATTGCAGTTGCCTAGATCAGCTTTTAAACACCATACACCTTAAGAAAATACTTTATGACTTTATTGACAATATTTCTCTCAATTAAACACAACACAACTACAGTTTTAGTTTGCATTTATAAAAGATAATTTGGTTATATATAGACAAAAGTGATGATCATACACGTCATTATACATTGCTGCTTATGCAACTAACAGATGACGCGATTAAAAACTCATTCAAACGCAGACATTTGCGGAATTGcaaccttatttttttaaaatttagtttttatttcaatgaCAGTCACCCAGTTAGCCCAACCTGACATACCCGACTGTGACCCTTCACCCAGATTTTCTAGTTTGGGAATTTATAGACCGATCAGGGTGAAAGGCATTCCAAGGACAATTGTAGATCTATTTATGTACAAAGTAATGACTACCAAACTCACATTTGATTCAATTCATTCTGTATTATTACTGTAAATCCTGATGACACGACTGTTAGCTTTAAGGCAATGCTGTCTATTTTATTGTCACGTTACCCATTCATAAACTAATATTTGTGGGCGATCAAAACATGATCCGAATACTTTCTAAATTCAGCCACTCATACTTAAATGATAATTCGATTTTACCTGTACAGTACTTCTAGTAGGTGTTAGCAAAAGGCTCTTCCTTCCAGGCTTGGCTGTCCACAGTGTAGCTGGACTACAAACTCGATATCAGGACCCAGCAGTCTATTTTAGTTGACCAAAAATATGCCAGTACATATACTGGTTAGCACTTATGTTATAAATTATATTTGCATTGTTTCGGAGTTCATATAAAGGATTGTTAATACGAAACATAAATTATATGTATTTGTCCATTTAAAATATCGGCTCAGCAAAAAGATAAATATTATTATGTCACGGCGATATCTTGTTTTGTGCACTATTTAATTCACTAAACGTATACCAAaatctctagcgccctctactGTTTGCATTTATCTCGTTGTCCAGTTTCAGTTAGATATGGCTGCCGGTTGTTTCTCTAGTGTTACGATCAGAAAATACCTCCTGGTGTCAGGTACGTGTCACAATCAAACACAATATTCTTCTACTTCAAATTCACTTCGTCCAATTGTGCTTGGACCCACTGTTTCATACCTCGAAGGTGAATTTTCACCCAGATAAGAGCAGCAATAACTAAACATGTCGCAAGATGGTGCTATAATCGCTAAACGCTGTCTTTCCCAAATGGATTTACATAGTATATATTTCTGCAGTATTAATTGCTTTGATTTGACGTTATCACCCACAAAACATGTTTATCATACGAATAGCAAATACATTTGTTACAATACAGttacaattatatttttaatttgtcattCCCATGTATCCAATTGGTATTCCATAGAAACAGTTAATGAAGTAAAAATAACACAAGCCACAATATTATGCATTGTACAAGGAAAGGAAGACTCTTAAGCAAACTTTGAGGATTATTTTCAACTAGGGTCTACATTAAAAATATCTCCTGTGATTGCACCCCTAATTACTTGAACTTAAAGATTTTCAGTATTACATATTGCATATGCATAATGTAATGAACTGTTACTTTATTCAACCACCTTTTTGTGTCATTAGGTTACTTCTTATTTTCCTCtcaaaatgcaaagaaaatggGAAATATGAAATAAACTGGCTGAAATAGAAACATACAATAGGGGAAATTGAAtgtataaacacacaaaagTTACTTTTATAAGACTATAATGTGATACAAAAGAACATGAATTAGcgatacaaaaacaaaaggtttCAGCTGTGATATATGGGTATaaattccttctttttttataggTTATGCAAGACGCTGCATTTCTGTGTCCTCTTTGCTGGCAGGTAACTATGAGCTTGATGGTCTGTTAAGGACTAGCTTTTTTACACATGGCTTTTCTTGGCTCACTCCTACTTAGAAAACTTTGTTATTGTGCAAGTACATCTTCATGTAATACAAGACCAGCTGGCATGTATCTAAGCTTtctcatttctatttttttttaacaatcaagGTCGAACACACGTCAGCTACGAGCTCAAGGATGATGTTGCAGTTATTCGACTTAATGATCCAGCATCCAAGGTGAATGTTTCTGACTGGGGGCCACCACAAAATCTATCTGTTATTGAAATGCTTATTTGTGCGTTTGTGCAGGTAAACACGCTTTCTGTGCAGATGCAGTCTGAGCTTAAAGAAGTGATGAGGGAGATCTGGTCAAATGGAGCTGTGAAAAGTGCTGTCCTTATATCCAGCAAGCCTGGTTGCTTCATTGCTGGAGCAGATATTAAGTAagcattttgacagtttttcaaCTTGTTTGAAGAAATAGATTCACTAACTAATATGATTCAAACTAACTTTGCAATCGTAGATTCTATGCAGTCGAAAACTATTGTCTTTAGAAAATAGGGGAAATAGAAATGTGCTATTGGGTTgaaatctattcattcattttcccaaccgCTTATCCACATACATTTTTGTTTCCTCAGTATGATCCAGGCCTGTAAGAGCATCGATGAGGTTACCCGTCTGTCTGAGGAAGGACAGAAGATGTTTGAAAAGATTGAGAAGTCTCCCATTCCTATTGTTGCTGCCATCAATGGTTCATGTTTGGGAGGAGGCCTTGAGGTATGTAAGAGTGTGGTTGCCTCCTTGTGTGTTTGTCCCAAAACAAGAAATGTTGAATTGGAAATATCTGATTGAGATGAACCTGTTCAATGTTTTCCTGTAGTTTGCCATATCTTGCCAGTATCGAATTGCCACTAAAAGTAAGAAGACAATATTGGGCACACCAGAAGTCATGCTTGGACTTCTTCCTGGAGCAGGTGGTACCCAAAGATTGCCCCAAATGGTAACTAATTTACACACTCCTGCTCATCTTCCTATGTCTTTCATTTGATGCATCTGGCAATAAGACTCATTCTTACGACTCCATTAAACACTTATAGGCTTCAGGGCTATTGTAC
Proteins encoded in this window:
- the hadhb gene encoding trifunctional enzyme subunit beta, mitochondrial, producing the protein MASMLLKSIRNSSANPSWALQFATRSLSTTTQLQAQAQTKSKKTLARPGVKNIVLVEGVRTPFLLSGTTYADLMPHDLARAALQGLLHKTGLPKDAVDYIIYGTVIQEVKTSNVAREAALGAGFSDKIPAHTVTMACISSNQAMTSAVGLIAAGQCDAVVAGGVEFMSDVPIRHSRKMRKTMLSLNKAKTLGQRLSLIGSIRLAHLSPELPAVAEFSTAETMGHSADRLAAAFGVSRIEQDDFALRSHSLAKKAQEAGLLEDVISFKVPGRDIVSQDNGIRPSSKEQMAKLKPAFVKPHGTVTAANSSFLTDGASAVLIMSEEKALAMGYKPKAYLRDFVYVSQDPKDQLLLGPTYATPKALERAGLAMSDIDVFEFHEAFAGQIMANLKAMDSDWFAQTYMNRKSKVGTPPMDKFNIWGGSLSLGHPFGATGCRLVTTVAHRLQKEGGQYGLVAACAAGGQGHAMVIEAYPQ